The Ferrimonas balearica DSM 9799 genome includes the window CTGCTGCTCCAGCTGGGTGAGGAAGTCGGTGGCCCCCTGAGACAGGGCACGCAGCTCGTCCAGCTCGGCGTTGTAGCCCTCGGCCAGTACGCCGCCATCGCGGATCACCACCGGCGGGTTGTCTTTGATGGCGCGGGTCAGCAGGTCGAGCTGCTCCGGGAATTCCCCCAGTTGATTGTGCAGTTGTGCCAGCTGGCGGCCGGGCAGCTCGGCCAGCAGTTCACGCAGTTGCGGCAACTGACCAAGGGCCTGGCGCAAGCGGGTCAGGTCACGGGGGCGGGCGCTGCGCAGGGCGAGGCGGGCCAGTACCCGTTCGAGGTCACCCACCGGCTTGAGCAGCTCAGCCAGATCCAGATAAGCGGTTTGATCTTTCAGGCAGGCCACGCTGTCGAGTCGGCCCTCCAGCACGCTGCGCTGGGTCAGGGGCTGGTGCAGCCAGCGTTTCAGCAGGCGTGAGCCCATCGCGGTGGTGGTGCGGTCCAGTACCGCCGCCAGCGTGTTGTCGAAGCCCCCGGCCAGGTTTTGGGTCAGCTCCAGGTTTCGACGGGTGGCCGCATCCAGCACGATGGCGCTGCCGTCCTGCTCTTTCACCAGAGCGCGAATGTGGGGCAGGGCGGTGCGCTGGGTGTCTTTGACGTACTGCATCAGGCAGCCAGCGGCGCACAGGGCGCGCTCCGCCTGCTCAACCCCGAAACCGGTCAGGTCGCGGGTGCCGAACTGTTCATTCAGCAGGGCCCGGGCGGTGCCCAGTTCAAACTCCCACTCCGGGCGACGGCGGCAGCCCTTGAGGTGGTCGATCAGGTCCATGCGGGGGAACAGTTCCGGGTAAAGCAACTCGGCGGGGCGGGTGCGTTGCAGTTCCGCCTGCAGCGCTTCGTCGTCCGCCAGTTCATTCACCACAAAGCGACCGGAGGCGATGTCGAGAGTGGCGTAACCGTATTGGCCGCGGGACTCGTAGACCGCCGCCAACAGGTTGTCCTGGCGCTCCTGCAACAGGGCTTCATCGGTCACCGTGCCGGGAGTGACGATGCGCACCACCTGGCGTTCCACCGGACCTTTGCTGGTGGCCGGGTCGCCAATCTGCTCACAGATGGCGACGGATACGCCTTGCTGTACCAGTCGGGCGAGGTAGCCTTCCACCGCGTGGTAGGGGACACCGGCCATCGGGATGGGATCACCGGCGGCGTGGCCGCGGGCGGTCAGGGAGATGTCGAGCAGTTCGGCGGCTCGCTTGGCGTCGTCAAAGAACAGCTCGTAGAAGTCCCCCATCCGATAAAACAGCAGGACGTCGGGGTGCTGGGCCTTGATGGTCAGGTACTGACGCATCATTGGGGTGTGCTGTTCCAAGTTGGCCGGGCTGCGCTGGGTCACGAGGTCTCCTGAAGACGAAAGAAAGCTAGCCCGCTATGATACCCAAATTTGCCGCTGACGCAGGGCCGGACGAGGGAAAATTTGCCCCGCCGGCGCATTTGCTGAGCCACCAGGGTTGATACTGTATGATTGTACAGTATACTACTGGCATTACATCGAATCCTGTCGCCGCCAAGGCATCTTTTCTGGAGCTTGAAATGGACGAGAACAAAAAACGCGCCCTAAGTGCCGCACTGGGTCAAATCGAGAAGCAGTTTGGCAAAGGGTCCATCATGCGTCTTGGCGATGCGACCACTCTGGACATTGAATCTGTATCCACCGGCTCCCTGGGCCTGGATATCGCCCTGGGCATTGGCGGCCTGCCGTACGGCCGTATCGTTGAGATTTACGGTCCGGAATCTTCCGGTAAAACCACGCTGACCCTTCAGGTGATTGCCGAAGCGCAGAAACAGGGCAAAACCTGTGCGTTTGTCGATGCGGAACACGCCCTGGATCCGGTTTACGCCGCCAAGCTGGGCGTTAACGTCGAAGAGCTGCTGGTGTCCCAGCCGGATACCGGTGAACAGGCGCTGGAGATCTGCGACATGCTGGTGCGTTCCGGTGCCGTTGATGTGGTGATTGTTGACTCCGTGGCTGCCCTGACTCCGAAGGCGGAGATCGAAGGTGAGATGGGTGACTCCCACGTGGGCCTGCAGGCGCGTCTGATGTCCCAGGCACTGCGTAAGCTGACCGCCAACATTAAGCGCTCCAACACCCTGTGCGTGTTCATTAACCAGATCCGTATGAAGATCGGTGTGATGTTCGGCAGCCCGGAAACCACCACCGGTGGTAACGCGCTCAAGTTCTACGCCTCCGTTCGTTTGGACATCCGCCGTATTGGTGCGGTGAAAGACGGTGACGAGGTGGTGGGTAACGAAACCCGCGTTAAAGTGGTGAAGAACAAGGTTTCCCCGCCGTTCAAACAGGCTGAATTCCAGATTCTGTACGGTGAAGGCACCTCCAAAGAGGGTGAGCTGATCGACCTGGGTGTACAGCAGAAGCTGATCGAGAAGTCTGGCGCCTGGTACAGCTATCAGGGCGAGAAGATCGGCCAGGGTAAAGCCAACAGCATCCGCTTCCTGAAAGAGAACGTGGCCATTGCCAACGAGATCGAGAAGCTGCTGCGTGACCGTCTGCTGCTGAAGGCTGCACCGCAAGCCGAAGACGAAGACGAAGTTGAGGCGCCGGAGCTGGGCTAATCGGCCATGGCAAAAGCGTCACAGGACCGGGACCCGGTCGCTGCTGCGGTGGGACTGTTGTCCCGCCGCGATCATAGCCGCGAGGAGTTAAAGCAAAAGCTGCGCTCCCGCGGCTTTGTCGTTTCCGATATCGATAAAGCCATCGCCCGGGTGGACGATTGGGGCTACCTCAATGACGCTCGCTTCGCCGAAGGCTTTGTCCGTTACCGTTCTGCCCGTGGTCTTGGCCCCATCCGGCTGGCCAACGAACTGCGTGAACGCGGCGTCGCGGCGGAGCTGATCCGCCAGACCCTGGCCGAAGCCGAACAGGACTGGTTCGAGCTTTGCGCCGACCTGTGCCAACGCAAATTTGGCACCGCTCCCCCCTCCGATTTCAAGGCTCGGGCCAAGGTACAACGCTACCTGGCTTACCGGGGCTTCGACATGGAACAGATCCGCTACGCTCTGGAGAGCCTGCACAGCTGACCGGAAAATAGGCCAAACCGTGGATTATCTGCGGCCATGGTGCTGGTTTGAGCAGGAGTGTTGCGGATATAATTGGCCGTTTACACGGCTTGCCGGCGGTCGCCGGCGCTCACTGTCAGTTTTTTCAGGATGACCTCATGCACATGACCACCGCCGAGATCCGGACCGCGTTCCTGGAGTATTTCCGTTCTCAAGGCCACGAAGTGGTGGCATCCAGCTCGCTGGTGCCGCACAACGATCCCACTCTGCTGTTCACCAATGCCGGTATGAACCAGTTTAAGGATTGCTTCCTTGGTGCAGAACAACGGGCATACACCCGCGCGACCACGGCACAGCGTTGCGTACGTGCTGGCGGTAAGCACAACGACCTGGAAAACGTTGGCTTTACTGCCCGTCACCACACCTTCTTCGAAATGCTGGGTAACTTCAGCTTTGGCGACTACTTCAAGCATGACGCCATCAAGTTTGCCTGGCAGTTCCTGACCGAAGTGCTGCAGCTGCCGAAAGATAAGCTGTGTGTCACCGTGTACCACACTGACGACGAAGCCTTCGACATCTGGAACAAAGAGATCGGCATCGCCGCGGAAAACATCATCCGCATCGGTGACAAGCCCGGCAAACCGGCTTACACCTCTGACAACTTCTGGCAGATGGGTGACACCGGCCCGTGCGGCCCCTGCACCGAGATCTTCTACGACCACGGCGACCACATCTGGGGCGGCCGTCCGGGCACCCCGGAAGAGGACGGTGATCGCTTTATCGAGATCTGGAACATCGTGTTCATGCAGTTTAACCGTCACGCTGACGGCACCATGGACCCGCTGCCGAAGCCGTCCGTGGATACCGGTATGGGCATTGAGCGTGTGGCGGCCATTATGCAGGGCGGCCACTCCAACTATGACATCGACATCTTCCAGCGCCTGATCAAAAAAGCCGCTGAGATCACCGGTACCACCGATCTCGACAACAAATCCCTGCGCGTTGTGGCGGACCATATCCGCTCCTGCGCCTACCTGATCGTGGATGGCGTGATGCCCTCCAACGAAGGTCGCGGCTACGTGCTGCGCCGCATTATCCGTCGCGCCGTTCGTCACGGTCGCAAACTGGGCGCCAACGACACCTTCTTCTTCAAGCTGGTGGGTGAACTGGCTGACGTGATGGGCGCTGCCGGTGAAGAACTGAAACAGCAGCAGGCCATTGTTGAGAAAGTGCTGCGCATCGAGGAGGAGGGCTTTGCCCGTACTCTGGAGCGCGGTATGCAGCTGCTGAACGAGGCACTGGATAACCTCGACGGCGACGTACTGGACGGCGCCACCGTATTTAAGCTGTACGACACCTACGGCTTCCCGGCTGACCTGACCAACGACGTGGCCCGCGAGCGCGGCTTTAGCATCGACGAAGATGGCTTCGAAGTGGAGATGGAGCAGCAGCGCCAGCGTGCTCGTGACGCCGGTCAGTTTGGTACCGACTACTCCAAAGTGGTCAGCATCGACAGCGACAGCGTGTTCACCGGTTACGACCGCACTGACGACCAGGGCAAAGTTGTGGCCATCCTGGTGGAAGGCAACGAAGTGGACAGTCTGATGGGCGAGCGTGGCACTGATGCTGTGCTGGTTCTGGATCAGTCCCCGTTCTACGCCGAGTCCGGTGGTCAGGTGGGTGACACCGGTGTGATCCGCTGCGGTGATGCTGAATTTGAAGTGACCGACACCCAGAAGCTGGGTAACGCCATTGCCCACAAGGGTAAGTTGGTGAGCGGTGCGTTCCAGCGCGGTGACGCGGTAGCGGCCGAAGTGGACGCCAGCCGTCGTGATGCCATCCGCCTGAACCACTCTGCGACCCACCTGCTGCACGCTGCCCTGCGCAACCTGCTGGGTGACCACGTGACCCAGAAGGGTTCACTGGTTATGGCGGACCGCCTGCGCTTCGACTTCTCCCACTTCGAAGGCGTGAGCCGTGACGAGCTGGTGGCGATCGAAAATCAGGTGAACGAGCAGATCCGCGCCAACCACAGCATCGACACTGAGCTGATGGACATCGAAGCGGCTAAGGCCCGCGGTGCCATGGCGCTGTTTGGTGAGAAGTATGATGACCAGGTGCGGGTACTGGCGATGGGCGACTACTCCATCGAGCTGTGTGGCGGTATTCACGCCAAGCGCACCGGTGATATCGGCTTCTTCAAGATCGTTTCTGAAGGCGGCATCGCCGCTGGCATCCGCCGTATTGAAGCGGTAACCGGCAACGGCGCTGTGGCGTTCGCCCGCAGCCAGGAAAACCAGCTGCTGGAAACCGCGGCGCTGGTTAAAGGTGATGCTCAGAGCGTCGCTTCTAAGGTCAAGGGGCTGTTGGACAAGAACCGACAGCTGGAGAAAGAACTGGAGCAGCTGAAGCAGAAACTGGCTTCCGCAGCCAGTGCCAACCTGGTCGACAGCGCCGTGGATATGGGCGGTGTGAAGGTCCTGATCAGCCAACTGGAAAACGCCGACAGCAAAGCGCTGCGCGGCATGGTGGATGACCTCAAGAACCAGATGGGCAGCGGCATTGTTCTGCTGGGCAACGTGGCCGACGGTAAAGTGGGCCTGATTGCCGGTGTCACCAAAGACCTGACCGGCAAAGTCAAAGCCGGTGAGCTGGTGAACCTGGTGGCCCAGCAGGTCGGCGGTAAAGGTGGCGGTCGTCCCGATATGGCGATGGCTGGCGGCACCGATGCTGCGGCCCTGCCGGCGGCACTGGAAGCAGCCAAAGCCTGGCTGGCTGACAAGCTGTAATTGGACGCGTCTGTGGCCCTTTTTGTACAGAAATTTGGCGGAACCTCGGTGGGCTCATTCGAGCGCATCGAGGCCGTCGCGGACCGGATCGCCCGCAGCGCCCGAGCCGGCCACCAGTTGGTGGTGGTGCTCTCGGCGATGGCGGGTGAAACCAACCGATTGTTGTCGCTGGCCAAGCAGGTCGCGGCAACACCATGCCCCCGTGAGCTGGATATGCTGGTCAGCACCGGTGAGCAGATCTCCATCGCCTTGATGGCGATGGCGCTGCATAAGCGGGGACTCAAAGCCCAGTCATTGCTGGGTGAACAGGTGGGCATCGTCACTGATGGTCGCCATGGCCGTGCCCGTATTCGCGAAGTGCAGACCGAGCGGATGCAGGCGATGCTGGCGTATGGGATCATTCCTATCGTGGCGGGCTTTCAGGGTCGTTGCCTGGACAACCAGGTGACAACACTGGGGCGGGGTGGTTCTGACACCACCGCCGTGGCGATTGCCGCTGCATTGAAGGCCGACGAGTGCCAGATCTTTACCGATGTGGATGGCGTGTACACCACCGATCCCCGGGTGGAACCCAAGGCGCGCAAGATGGACAACATCACCTTTGAGGAGATGTTGGAACTCTCCAGTCTTGGGGCAAAAGTACTGCAGATCCGCTCAGTAGAGTATGCTGGTCGTTACAACGTACCGTTGCGGGTGCTCTCCAGCTTCCGCGATGGTGAAGGCACCTTGATCACCTATGAGGAGAATGCCATGAACGCCCCTGTGGTTTCCGGTATTGCTTTCAGCCGTGATGAGGCCAGCCTGACTCTGGTCGGCGTGCCGGATGCGGCCAATGTGGCGGCCACCATTTTGGCCCCCATCGGCGATGCCGGAATCGACGTCGACATGATCGTTCAGAATGCCACGGGGGATGGTAAAGCGGATTTCACCTTTACCGTGGCTCGGAATGATCTGGATCAGGCTCAAGCGCTGTTGGCGCCGGTGTTACCCCAGTTGGGGGTGGCGGCGCTACGCAGCGATGATACGCTGTGCAAGGTGTCCGTGGTTGGCGTAGGGATGAAAAACCATTCCGGCGTGGCCAGCCAGATGTTCCAGACTCTGGGGCAGGAAGGGATCAGTATCGCCCTGATCGCCACATCCGAGATTAAAATCTCCGTGGCCATCGATGAGAAGTATCTGGAGTTGGCGGTCCGCAGCCTTCACCAGTCATTTAATCTGGCTGGCGAAGAGTAAATCCCTTCGGTGGCTATAGATTTAATCTGGTCTAACTTTATAATACTGCTGAAAGATTCAAACGCCGCTGCGGAATGAGTTGGAGATAGAGGAGCAATAGAATGCTGATTTTGACTCGCCGTGTTGGCGAAACCTTGATGATTGGTGACGAAGTCACTGTTACCGTCCTGGGTGTGAAAGGTAACCAGGTACGTATCGGCGTGAACGCTCCTAAAGAGGTTTCTGTTCATCGCGAAGAGATTTACATGCGCATCCAGGCCGAGAAAGACGGCGGCGCTGCCCCCAGCGGCAACTTCTGATTTGAAAAGACCGGCCAAGCGCCGGTTTTTTTCTGCCTGTACGTCACTTCCTGCAACGCCCTCCTTCAACTTTTTTCCGCTATCTGGCCAGTTTTTGACGGCAAATTCACCGCTTTGTGACCGCCTTGCCACCACCTTGATGGAAATCCGTTCAAACGCGTTCCTGGCCCAGAAAAAGCGTTTGACTTATTTCCCTTAGCCCGTAATATACGCCCCACGAAACGGTGAGGTGGCCGAGTGGCTGAAGGCGCGCCCCTGCTAAGGGCGTATACCGACAGGTATCGAGGGTTCGAATCCCTCCCTCACCGCCATTGCGCGTCCGTAGCTCAGCTGGATAGAGTACCTGGCTACGAACCAGGCGGTCGGAGGTTCGAATCCTCCCGGACGCGCCACTTTTATCAGGAGCCGCGCAGAGCGCGGCTTCTTGGTTTTCAAAGGACGAAAACCCACACCCAATTACGCATCCGTAGCTCAGCTGGATAGAGTACCTGGCTACGAACCAGGCGGTCGGAGGTTCGAATCCTCCCGGATGCGCCATCTTCCTCGTCGGCTTAGCCGAGCGACAGTGCTGATACTGCCATGGATGCGGTCAGGCACTATACTTCGCCACCAGTGCGAGACCCAAGTTTGATGTGCGTCCGTAGCTCAGCTGGATAGAGTACCTGGCTACGAACCAGGCGGTCGGAGGTTCGAATCCTCCCGGACGCGCCATCTTCTTAACCCCAAGTGGCAGGGGCAAAAGCCACACCGATGCGCGTCCGTAGCTCAGCTGGATAGAGTACCTGGCTACGAACCAGGCGGTCGGAGGTTCGAATCCTCCCGGACGCGCCATTTTACTTGAAGGTCGGATTTCCGGCCTTCGCGCGGAGCGCTACGGCGCTCAGGCGGCGCAAGCCAAACTGTTGGCTTGCTCTATCCGCCTTCCCCCTCCCGGACGCGCCATCTTCAACCCCAAGTGGCAGGGGCAATTGCTGCACCGATGCGCGTCCGTAGCTCAGCTGGATAGAGTACCTGGCTACGAACCAGGCGGTCGGAGGTTCGAATCCTCCCGGACGCGCCATTTTACTTGAAGGTCGGATTTCCGGCCTTCGCGCGGAGCGCTACGGCGCTCAGGCGGCGCAAGCCAAACTGTTGGCTTGCTCTATCCGCCTTCCCCCTCCCGGACGCGCCATCTTCAACCCCAAGTGGCAGGGGCAAAAGCCACACCGATGCGCGTCCGTAGCTCAGCTGGATAGAGTACCTGGCTACGAACCAGGCGGTCGGAGGTTCGAATCCTCCCGGACGCGCCATCTTCATAGAAAACCCGACCTTTGGTCGGGTTTTTCTTTTTCCCCCTTCCCTCTCTTCTTTATTTCTTCTTAATTAAGACACCCATCTTAAGCCCATCTTAGCTGAGCGCTTTCAATGAGCTCCGTAGCTCAGCTGACCGTCGAATCTCCATCGTCATTCTGATTCAACTCGAGCACAGGCTCCTGTCGCGCTGTCAGTGGGGCCACGTTGTGGGAAAAGGCTGTCCTTAGCCTGGATGGGAGGTGCGCAGAGCTCTGCACCGGCGTGCATGTGGCATTCGATCTCTGAAGGAAGCCTTTTAGGCTGCAAACAATCGTCTGGCGTTACCTGAGCCGCGTATTCGGATAAGACCGGCGTGGCTCTGACTTCGTCGAAGACTGGGCAATGTGCCAACTCGACAGCCGAACTGGTATTCAAAACCCTGGGTTAAGGTCAGCCAGTTTGCCATGGATATGCCTAAGCGTTGGGCGAGTGCAGGCGCTTGTTCTGGGATCCTGCCCGGTTTATCCATGCTCAGAGCGCGCCCGGTATGCTCGACTAACTCTAAATAGTCATTGAGATGGCATGGCAATGCCGCTTCGTTATCGTGCTCACTGGATCTGAATGGTTTTAATGCAAAGGGCTGAAGGCCTTTTAATGCGGCCTTGATGCGCAACCGGATGCTGGTGTGCTCTGACGTTTCGGGTGTTTTGGCGATATCGGCTCGGATGGGGTTGAGGTCCACGTAGGCCATACAGGACAGAAGAGCTTGTTCGTCCAATAGTGCCTGGGATTTAAACCGCCCTTCCCAGAACCGGCCTGTGCATCCATCCTCCCGATTTGCCATCCGGGCGATTGGCTCATTCAGGGCCCGCATAAACCAACTGATGTCCGTGAGTCTTTGTCTGTAGGTCTCGGCTTGCAGTTCGGCCTTAAGGCGCTCCGCTTTGGGCATCGGCTCGCGCTCATCAGTCTGACAGTAGCGTTGCGTCAGCGGCGTTCCACTGAAGAGCGTATACCAGCGCTTAAGCACCGTCATGGTATCCCAATCTTCAGCCTGTTCTGGGTCTACGCACAGCACCACGTGGGTATGGTTACTCATCACCGCATAAGCGCAAACACTGATGGCAAATGTTTTGGCTAAGAAAAGCAGTCGTTTTTCGACCCACAAACGGCGGTGCTCATAGCTCTTGCCCGTGTACAGGTCGGTGCCGCAGAGAAAGCTTCGGCGTACGCAGCGGCTGATGCAGTGGTAATAGCGGGTTTCCTGCAGGCTGACTTGGTTTCGACGAGGCTGTGCCATAAGTGTGCCCTGGGCTGTGTTGAGTTACTCCTTAACCTACCTGCATGAAAAGGCTGCGAGTCATAAGTTCGAGTTAATTGGGATTAAAGGTGGGTGTCTTGGTTGGGAGGGCAGAGGATTTGGTATTGATGTTTGGTCATACCAATTGGGTTAGGTTTCTTTTGGGTCTGTAATTAACTGATTTGACTATGTCGAATTGGTATAACCAAAGTACGAGGTGGGGGCCGGGCTTTGACATGCTTATGCGTTGCGTGTGAATATCGATGCCCTCGTGAGTGATTTGTTATGGAGTGGCAATGGAATCTTTGGCACCTCTACTCAGCCAGGCCGCGCAGTTGATGCTGATGGGCATGGTTCTGGTGTTTGGCTTTCTCGGTAGCCTGGTTGTGGCTTTGAAACTGCTGGCGCGTGCCTATGCACCTGAGCCGGTTGCGCCACAATTGCCGGTAGACAGCGAATCCGTTGACCCCGCCGTAGTCGCGGCCATCAGCGCGGCCATCCACGCCCATCGCCGCGCCCAGTAATCGATAAGGAGATCCCCATGACGGCAACCCCCCTGGCCCTGACTGACGTGGTGCTGCGTGATGCGCACCAATCCCTGCTGGCCACCCGACTGCGTCTGGACGATATGCTGCCAGCCGCTGAACAGCTCGACCGTGTTGGTTATTGGTCCCTGGAAAGTTGGGGCGGCGCCACCTTTGACGCCTGCATCCGCTATTTGGGTGAAGATCCCTGGTACCGCATCCGGGCGCTGAAAGAGGCGATGCCCAATACTCCGCAGCAGATGTTGCTGCGGGGCCAGAACCTGCTGGGTTATCGCCATTATGCCGATGACGTGGTGGAAGCTTTTGTTCAGCGCGCTTATGCCAGTGGTGTTGAAGTGTTTCGCATCTTTGATGCCCTTAACGACACCCGAAACCTGGAAACCGCCATACGGGCAGTGAATGCCGCCGGCGGCCATGCTCAGGGGACACTCTCCTACACGACTTCCCCGGTACACACTCTGGAGAGTTGGGTTGAACTGGCCAAAGAGCAGGCGGCACTGGGCTGCCAGTCCTTGTGTATCAAGGATATGGCGGGGTTGCTGACGCCAACGGCTGCCTTTGAACTCATCACCACCCTGAAGAGTGAGGTGGGCCTGCCCATCGCCATGCAGTGTCACGCCACCACCGGACTCTCGACAGCCACCTACCAGAAAGCGATCGAAGCCGGTATTGATGTTCTCGACACCGCCATCTCCTCAATGAGCATGACCTACGGCCACACCGCGACGGAGACCGTCATGGCCATGGTGGCGGGCACCGACCGCGATACCGGTCTCGACCCGGCCCAGCTGGCACCTATCGCTCAGCACTTCCGTCAGGTGCGGAGTCGCTATGCCGAATTTGAAGGCAGTTTGCGCGGGGTTGATGCCCGCATTCTGACCGCGCAGGTGCCCGGTGGCATGCTCACCAATATGGAGAATCAGCTGAAAGAGCAGGGGGCGCTCGATCGTCTCGATGAGGTGCTGGAGGAGATCCCGCGGGTTCGCGAAGAGCTTGGCTTCCTGCCGCTGGTGACACCGACCTCTCAGATCGTGGGGACTCAGGCGGTGCTCAACATTCTCACCGGTGAGCGCTATAAGAGCATCACTAAGGAGACCCAGGGCGTCTTGCGCGGCGAATATGGCCGTACCCCCGCTCCGGTGGATGCTGAACTGCAGGCCCGGGTGCTGGATGGGCAGGCACCGGTGACCGGCCGCCCGGCCGATGACCTGGCCCCGGAGCTGAACCGTCTGACCGAAACCGTCACCCAGCTGGCCCAGAGTGATGGCTTTACCCTGGCCGACTCCGCCATCGATGACGTGCTGACCTATGCGCTGTTCCCGCAGATTGGTCGCAAGTTCCTGATGAACCGTGGCAATCCCGATGCCTTCGAACCGGCGCCGGGCCAGGCTAAGGCAGCCAAGCCTGTCGCCACTGAAGCACCGGTTCAGCCGGCTTCCCGTGGCCCTGCCACCTATCAGGTGCGGGTCGACGGCCGCAGCTATTCCGTGGAAGTGAGTGAAGGTGGCGAGATTGGCCAGATCCAGCCTCAGCCTGCGGCATCGGCAACGCCCACACAACCGACTCCGGCCCCTGTCGCCAGCGTGGTGAGCGCGCCGCTGGCCGGTAACGTGTTTAAAGTGCTGATTGGCCCCGGCCAGACCGTCGCCGAAGGGGATGTGGTGCTGGTGATGGAAGCGATGAAGATGGAAACCGAGATCCGCGCCAGCAGTGCCGGCCAGGTGCAGCAGCTGCATGTGCGCGAAGGCGATGCCGTGTCTGTCGGTGACCCTCTGGTCAGTCTCAGCTAAGGAGTGAATGTGGAAGGTATCATCGCATTCTGGCAGCAAACCGGGCTGGCCAATCTGACCCTGGGGCAGGGCGTAATGATGGCGGTGGGGGCCGGGTTGTTGTACCTGGCGATCTCACGCCGCTTCGAGCCCCTGCTGCTGTTGCCCATCGGCTTCGGCGCCATTTTGGCGAACATCCCCGGTGGCGGATTCAACGAGCCGGGCGGGCTGCTTTATTACGCTTACCATGTGGGCATTGAGAGCGGCGTGTTTCCGCTGCTGATCTTTTTGGGCGTCGGCGCCATGACCGACTTTGGCGCGCTGATCGCCAACCCCCGGACGCTGTTCCTGGGCGCCGCGGCGCAGTTTGGTATCTTCGCCACCCTGCTGGGAGCCATCGCCCTCAATCTGGTGCCGGGTTTCTCCTTTACGCTGGAGGATGCCGCCGCCATTGCCATTATTGGTGGTGCCGATGGCCCAACCGCCATCTTCCTGGCGTCACGGCTCGCCCCGGACCTGCTGGGCGCCATTGCGGTCGCGGCCTACTCCTACATGGCACTGGTACCGTTGATCCAGCCGCCGATCATGAAGGCGCTGACCACCGAGCAGGAGCGCCGCATCGAGATGGCTCAGCTGCGTGAAGTGAGCCAGCGCGAGAAGATCCTGTTTCCGCTGCTGGTGCTGGGGCTAACCATCCTGGTGCTGCCGCCGGCCACACCATTGGTGGGGATGTTCTGTTTGGGCAACCTGATGAAAGAGGCCGGGGTGGTGGATCGCCTCTCCTCTACCGCCCAGAACGAGCTGATCAACATCGTCACCATCTTTCTGGGCTTGGCGGTGGGCTCCAAGTTGTCGGCGGACAAGTTTCTGACCGTCAACACTCTGGGGATTCTGTTGCTGGGGGCGGTGGCCTTTGCCGTGGGAACCGCTGCAGGGGTGCTGCTGGCTAAGCTGATGTGTCGCTGGAGTGGTGGAAAGATCAATCCGCTTATTGGCGCGGCTGGGGTTTCTGCGGTGCCGATGGCGGCGCGGGTGGTTAACAAGGTCGGGCTGGAAGCCAACCCCCACAATTTCCTGTTGATGCACGCCATGGGGCCCAACGTCGCTGGGGTACTGGGCAGTGCTGTCGCTGCAGGGGTTTTGCTGGCTGTTCTGGGCTAACCCCAGTTCACATATTCTGGGCGTTGGTGATCCACAACAGCAGACTCATCACGCCCAGCAGTCCCCCGGAGAACACCAGGATATAGATAAAACCTTTTTGACCCTGCTTTAGGCTATAGCCGTTGACCTGTAGGTAGACGTACCACAGCAGGCATAGCACCATCGGGATAAGAAACATGCGGGTAATCATCGGCGCTTACCTCTCCCTTTTTTCTCAGCTTATCATTCACCTTGCGTTGTTGTCAGGGAATGTAAAACCCCGGTAAACAACTGTTGTGATGTGAGCGGTGTCACGATTTGCTCATCGGTGAGTCAGTAGCATGGCGCCAATTTGTCTGTTGGAGCCGGCCATGCGCCTCGCTGTATTACTGCTGTTATTGCCTTGTCAGGCTTGGGCGCTGTTTGGATTCAGTCTGCCGGAATGGCTCGATAAAGAGAGCCGCCAACTGGCTCAGGAACTGAACCGAGGCG containing:
- a CDS encoding regulatory protein RecX, producing MAKASQDRDPVAAAVGLLSRRDHSREELKQKLRSRGFVVSDIDKAIARVDDWGYLNDARFAEGFVRYRSARGLGPIRLANELRERGVAAELIRQTLAEAEQDWFELCADLCQRKFGTAPPSDFKARAKVQRYLAYRGFDMEQIRYALESLHS
- the recA gene encoding recombinase RecA, producing the protein MDENKKRALSAALGQIEKQFGKGSIMRLGDATTLDIESVSTGSLGLDIALGIGGLPYGRIVEIYGPESSGKTTLTLQVIAEAQKQGKTCAFVDAEHALDPVYAAKLGVNVEELLVSQPDTGEQALEICDMLVRSGAVDVVIVDSVAALTPKAEIEGEMGDSHVGLQARLMSQALRKLTANIKRSNTLCVFINQIRMKIGVMFGSPETTTGGNALKFYASVRLDIRRIGAVKDGDEVVGNETRVKVVKNKVSPPFKQAEFQILYGEGTSKEGELIDLGVQQKLIEKSGAWYSYQGEKIGQGKANSIRFLKENVAIANEIEKLLRDRLLLKAAPQAEDEDEVEAPELG
- the mutS gene encoding DNA mismatch repair protein MutS, with the protein product MMRQYLTIKAQHPDVLLFYRMGDFYELFFDDAKRAAELLDISLTARGHAAGDPIPMAGVPYHAVEGYLARLVQQGVSVAICEQIGDPATSKGPVERQVVRIVTPGTVTDEALLQERQDNLLAAVYESRGQYGYATLDIASGRFVVNELADDEALQAELQRTRPAELLYPELFPRMDLIDHLKGCRRRPEWEFELGTARALLNEQFGTRDLTGFGVEQAERALCAAGCLMQYVKDTQRTALPHIRALVKEQDGSAIVLDAATRRNLELTQNLAGGFDNTLAAVLDRTTTAMGSRLLKRWLHQPLTQRSVLEGRLDSVACLKDQTAYLDLAELLKPVGDLERVLARLALRSARPRDLTRLRQALGQLPQLRELLAELPGRQLAQLHNQLGEFPEQLDLLTRAIKDNPPVVIRDGGVLAEGYNAELDELRALSQGATDFLTQLEQQERERSGIATLKVGYNKVHGFFIEVSRAQSALVPSNYVRRQTLKNTERYIVPELKELEDKVLTSQSQALALEKRLYEELFDLLLPVLPALQESAFACAELDVLQNLAERADTLDYHRPQLSEQPGIQIDNGRHPVVEQVMSEPFIANPVLLSPQRRMLIVTGPNMGGKSTYMRQTALITLLAHIGSFVPAEHAVVGPVDRIFTRIGASDDLASGRSTFMVEMTETANILNNATERSLVLMDEIGRGTSTYDGLSLAWAAAQHLAKSIRAMTLFATHYFELTELPSQLEGVHNVHLDAVEHGDTIAFMHAVQEGPASRSYGLQVAALAGVPKLVVAAAKQRLSQLEQQPRVAPSAEVSGGQLPLLPEPHPVVELLERLDPDALTPRQALDMLYQLKAQL